The region CTCAGTGTAGGCGATGATGTGGCTCGCCGGGAAAACATCCTCCAGCTTAAACTCCGGCCGGGAGGGCCAGGTAAAGTTTTTGGGCGGGATCTTGGTAGCGATGTATAGCCGCTGCTGCGGGTGGCGCCTGAGCAGCTGGCCCAGCAGCTCCTCGCTGTGGCCTTTGCCGTAGCCCCAGGCCGTGTCGAAAAAGTTGCAGCCGCGCTCCACGGCCAGATCCAGGGACTGCTCCGACTGCCGGTCGTCCGACTCGGTCCAGCTGGCCATGCCCCACATGCCATAGCCTACTTCGCTTATATCCCAGCCGGTGCGGCCAAATCGTCTGTACTGCATAGGTTCTTTTGTTTTGGTGGAATCCTAAAGTACGAAAAGCTGCGGAAGAAGTATGCGCTTCTACTTTGCTGTGAAGTATGAAAGGATGCTTACATTTGGTAATGCAGCTTATTTAAGCTTAATCCGGTTATCTGGCAGCAGTTGGTATTCCTTTCCATCATAAACGCCAACCACATAATCATCCACCGCATCCGATTCAGGTAGTGTAAGGTGTAGCAGCAGAACCGGTTTACCATTCCTTTCCACAGGTACAGGCTGGATACTATTCAGTGTGTACTCTTCCTGTAGTTTATAAAGCACCCGGAGTTCATTATCCTTTAGCTCCGTAATGTATGAGATCGTTTTTCCGGAGCCTTCGCTGAAAGCATAGACAGAATAGGTGGCATTGTATGGCTCCACCAATACGTGCTCCGAGTGCCATACATACTCCGGCTTCAGGTCAAGTTCTTTTATTATCCTTTCTGTCAGCTCCTCGCTTGCTACTGATTGCATTGTCAGATCCTCTAACTCCACACTTGCTGTGCCTAAACAATAGAAGTCGGCCTGCCTGTCCGGAACAACGTCTGCTGGCTTAAAGACAGCAATGAAATAGCCGTTTATGTGGAGGAAATGTTCTGCTCGCGCAAGTGTGGCCTTTGTGATAAAGTTATGTTCGGAGTCATACACTTTTATCGTATCCAGGCTGCTGAAATTGAAGTACTCTCTTGCTGTTGCCTTCGGTAGCCTGAACCTGCCTTTTTCATTATCATCAAATACTACAGAATCAGCTTTCTTGCTTAAAAAATTGTAGTCTTCTTCAGTTAATGGTTTGATAGAGTGAAGGGAAACATAAAACTCACCTGTTTCCGGGAAATAACCGACCTTGTTAAGGTACAGGACAGAACTTTGAGCAGGAGTATGTACGGAGGCCTCTGAAGCTTGCTCTACTCTCTCTTCTAAAGGCTCAACAGTGCAGGAGAGAAGAATAACCTTAAGTAGAACGAGCAGCAGGCTCTTCGTTTTCATTTACTCCCAGTAAGTATGGTCTATTCGTAAAAATCCACCTTGCCGGTCTCCACGTCATACATGCCCCCGATGATGCTGATTTCCCCGCTCTGCTCCATCTCCTTCAGGATCGGGCTTTCTTCCCGTACCCGCTCCATCATCAGGTGCACGTTGTTTTCGGCCACGCTTTGAACAAACTCCGTGTTTTTGCTGCTCCTGTCGGTAGTGGTGGTTTCCAGCTTTATGGCAGGCTCGATCTTTTGCAGCAGGCCGGTCAGGTGCCCCATCTCCACATGGTCGCAGGCGCCTTTGATGGCGCCGCAGTGGGTGTGGCCCAAAACCAACACTACCTTAGAGCCGGCCACCTTGCAGGCAAACTCCATACTTCCCAGGATATCCTCGTTCACCACGTTGCCCGCCACGCGGGTGCTGAAGATGTCGCCCAGGCCCTGGTCAAAAATAAGCTCTGCAGAGGTTCTGGAGTCGATGCAGCTGAGGATGATGGCGAAGGGGAACTGCCCGGTGGAGGTTTCGTTTACCTGCTGCAGCAGGTTACGGTTAGCCTTCAGGTTTCGCACGAAGCGGTCGTTGCCCTCTTTCAGGAACTGGATGGCCTTTTCAGGTGTGAGGCTGCTCTGGGTTTCTCTGGTGTGTACTCTCATGGGGCGGTGTTGGAATTTAGTTTAGAATGCTGCCTGTGCCGGTTTCCCAAGTCACTGCAGTAGTTACTGACTTCAAATATAGCACAATCAGAAAAAATGTGTGCAAGTATAATTTCAGGGAGGCGTTCTGCGCGGCGCGCTGGCAAATTTTTTTAGGGACTAAGTATAAAACGTAAACCTTTTGCTAAATTAAATGTATGTACATGTAATGTAGGGGTTAAGGGAGCGGCCGTGCGGGAGAGAACGTTATGCATCGTCGCCCGTTTACCTTACTCAGCTCTGATAATAAGGAGCTTACTAATTCTGGAAAATAATTAACACATATAAAACGAGTAACTATGGCTACAACAAAATGGGTAGTAGACCCAACCCACAGCGAAGTGCAGTTTAAGGTGAAGCACCTGATGATCTCGACGGTGACAGGCTATTTCGGGAAATTTAACGTGGAGGTAGAGACCGAGGAGGATGACTTTACCAAAGCTTCCCGTATTTTATTCACTGCCGATGTAGACTCCATCAGCACCAATAACGAGCAGCGCGACACGCACCTGAAGTCTGCCGACTTTTTTGATGCCCAAAGCCACGAGCAGGTAAAGTATGAGGGGAAGAGCTTCGAGAAAGTGGGCGAAGACGAGTATAAGCTGCACGGCGACCTGACCATTCGGGGCACCACCAAGCCGGTAAGCGTAAACGTGGAGTTTGGCGGTATTGTGGTAGACCCCTACGGACAGACAAAAGCCGGCTTTACGGTAACCGGGAAAATAAACCGCAAGGAGTACGGCCTTACCTGGAACGCCGTGACCGAGGCGGGCAGCGTGGTGGTAAGCGACGACATAAAGCTGAACTGCGAGATACAGCTGGTGAAGCAGGCGTAAGTCTACCGCTTGGCTTTGTGCTTGCCCGTAATGCGCGGGTGAGGGTGTATACTTCGTAAGTATAAAAAAAAGCTCCGGGCAGTTATGTCCGGAGCTTTTAGTTTACATGCATTGGCAGCAACCGTTATTTCTTTTCGGCCACTATTTTTCTTACCTGGTTCTGTACCTCAGGATTTTCCTTGTAGGCCTTCATCAGGGCGTTATACTTTTCCATCGTCAGGCCATGCTCCTGCACAGCCGCCTCTATTTTCTCTTTGGTTTCAGGCTGCAGCTTTACTACCGCTTGCGCGGCGTTGCTGAAGGCGGCGATCTCCTCCGGGTTCTCGGCTACCTCCTCCAGTTTTTTGGCGCGATGCGCCTTGGCCAGTTCGTTAAAGCGCTCCAGCGTTAGGCTGTTTTCCTCGATCACGGCAACCACGGTGTCGCGGCTGGTTTGTTGAATGTCGGTCACGCTGGTGTTGGCCTCCACGAATTTCTGGAGGTCTTCCTCCGAGTACTGCTGTTGTGCCTGCTCCTGGGCGGCTCCGTCCGGGGTAGCGGCTGCCTCCTGAGCATTAGCCGCGCTGCCCAGGCACATGGTTGCCATCACAAACGCGGCTGCAATTGTCCCTTTCTTAATGAATACCATAATGGATTTTTTTGGATTGGGTGAAAAATTGATTTAAAAAGGATACCTTCTCCCTGCCCCCGGGAAGAGAGCAAAAGATGCAGCCTGCCCTCCTGCTGGCGACAGGCACGTATATCCCGCTCAGCTCAAGCTAAACATTTTTGAGGGTAAATTCAAAAAACGAGGGATAGAAGATGTGCTGAAGCGCGGGGCAGAGGGGCTGACTGGCACGGATGTGTTACTATGTATTTTTAGGTTTATGTATCAGTATCATAACTTGTTACGGGGCGTGTGCAAGGCCGGGAAAAAGTTAAATGCAGCCATTTCCTTAAACTTTCGTTGTCGGATAGAGGAAGGCGGCCCGACGTTACCTTACACCATGCCTGCTAAAGTATAAATCCCCTGCCTAGGCAAGGCGTATCATGCCAAAAACGTATAGAAAGCGTACGAACACGAGTACATGAGCAGACTAAACCCATACCAGCTGGCTTTTCTGAAGTGGCGCAGGCGGCAGAGCAACAACCGTGTGATGCCCTTTGTGCTAAGCGTGGTGGTTGGATCCATTGTGGGGCTCTCGGCCATACTCATCAAGACCATCATCTTTTACATAGAGCAGTACGCCGTATACTTCGCTCCCAAACTGCTGTACTTCCTGCTGCCGCTCATCGGCTTTCTGATCGTCACGTTCATCAACCGCAACATCTTCAGCCAGACGGCATACTTTGGCGGCGCGCGCCACGTCATCGACGCCATCGAGAACCACTCCTCGGTTATCCGGCTGCGGCTAATTTACTCCAAGTTCATCACCACGGGCCTTACCATCGGCTTTGGCGGAAGCTCGGGTGTGGAGGCGGCCATCATCTCGAGCGGGGCGGCCGTGGGCTCCAATGTGGGGCGCTTCCTGGGCCTGGGCTACCGGCTGCGCACGCTGCTGATCGGGTGCGGCGTGGCGGCGGGCATCTCGGCGGTGTATAACGCGCCCATGGGGGGCTTCATCTTCGCCCTCGAAACCATACTTCCCGAGTTCACCCCCACGCTGCTGATCCCGCTGCTGGTGGCGGCGGCGGCCGGCAAGATCCTCTTTGAGTTCATCATGGGCGAGCACCTGCGCTTCCAGGTGCCGCTCACCGACTTTGCCTACGAGGAGATTCCGCTGGTGGTGTTACTGGGCGTGCTGGGCTGGCTCATGTCGAACTACCTGCTCCGGACCTACAGCTACTGCGCCAAGGTCTTCAACAACATCAAGAACGCTTACCTGCGGGCGCTGGTAGGGGGGCTTGCCCTGGGCAGCATCATCTTTCTGCTGCCGCCCATGTATGGCGAGGGCTATGTAAGTATAAACGCGCTGCTCAACAACGAGGAACGCTCGCTGTTGGTGAACTCGCCGCTGGCTGCCCTGCCCAACAACGTGTGGTTCAACCTGTTCTTCTTTTTCCTGATCACGATGGTGAAGCCGATCAGCACGGGCATTTGCGTGAACTCGGGCGGGGAGGGCGGCTACTTCGCGCCCTCCCTGATTACGGGCGGCCTGCTGGGGTTCCTGTTCTACAAGGTGGCGGTGCTCGTGCTTCCGTTTTACGCGCTCAACCCCGCCACTTTCATCTTCCTGGGCATGGCCAGTGTGTTTGCCTGCATCATGAACGCGCCCGTTACCGCCATATTCCTGGTGGCCGAGATCACGCAGAGCTACCAGCTGTTTGTGCCCCTGATGCTGGTGTGCGCCGTGTCGTACTTCCTCAAGTACTACATGGAGAACCTGAGCCGCAGCGTGGTGCAGCCCGCGGGCCAGAGCAAGGCGCTGCGCGTAGACCGCATCCTGCTGAACCAGCTAAGTATAAAGCAACTGATAGATGCGGATGACACGCCGGTGAGGGAGAGCGCCTCCTTCCGGGAGGTGGTGGAGGGGTTTACCAAATCGAACAGGAATGTGCAGCAGGTGCTCGATGAGCAGGGTATGCTGCAGGGCATTATCACGCTGAGCGACCTGCGCCAGCGCCTGGGTGACACCTCCAATTACGA is a window of Pontibacter kalidii DNA encoding:
- a CDS encoding carbonic anhydrase family protein; this translates as MRVHTRETQSSLTPEKAIQFLKEGNDRFVRNLKANRNLLQQVNETSTGQFPFAIILSCIDSRTSAELIFDQGLGDIFSTRVAGNVVNEDILGSMEFACKVAGSKVVLVLGHTHCGAIKGACDHVEMGHLTGLLQKIEPAIKLETTTTDRSSKNTEFVQSVAENNVHLMMERVREESPILKEMEQSGEISIIGGMYDVETGKVDFYE
- a CDS encoding YceI family protein; translation: MATTKWVVDPTHSEVQFKVKHLMISTVTGYFGKFNVEVETEEDDFTKASRILFTADVDSISTNNEQRDTHLKSADFFDAQSHEQVKYEGKSFEKVGEDEYKLHGDLTIRGTTKPVSVNVEFGGIVVDPYGQTKAGFTVTGKINRKEYGLTWNAVTEAGSVVVSDDIKLNCEIQLVKQA
- a CDS encoding DUF4168 domain-containing protein → MVFIKKGTIAAAFVMATMCLGSAANAQEAAATPDGAAQEQAQQQYSEEDLQKFVEANTSVTDIQQTSRDTVVAVIEENSLTLERFNELAKAHRAKKLEEVAENPEEIAAFSNAAQAVVKLQPETKEKIEAAVQEHGLTMEKYNALMKAYKENPEVQNQVRKIVAEKK
- a CDS encoding chloride channel protein; its protein translation is MSRLNPYQLAFLKWRRRQSNNRVMPFVLSVVVGSIVGLSAILIKTIIFYIEQYAVYFAPKLLYFLLPLIGFLIVTFINRNIFSQTAYFGGARHVIDAIENHSSVIRLRLIYSKFITTGLTIGFGGSSGVEAAIISSGAAVGSNVGRFLGLGYRLRTLLIGCGVAAGISAVYNAPMGGFIFALETILPEFTPTLLIPLLVAAAAGKILFEFIMGEHLRFQVPLTDFAYEEIPLVVLLGVLGWLMSNYLLRTYSYCAKVFNNIKNAYLRALVGGLALGSIIFLLPPMYGEGYVSINALLNNEERSLLVNSPLAALPNNVWFNLFFFFLITMVKPISTGICVNSGGEGGYFAPSLITGGLLGFLFYKVAVLVLPFYALNPATFIFLGMASVFACIMNAPVTAIFLVAEITQSYQLFVPLMLVCAVSYFLKYYMENLSRSVVQPAGQSKALRVDRILLNQLSIKQLIDADDTPVRESASFREVVEGFTKSNRNVQQVLDEQGMLQGIITLSDLRQRLGDTSNYDNILARDLMHPPEAVAEIDESASDVLDKFDTYKLWTLPVVRHGKFKGFISKSRLLTQYRKELTKVNRFF